The Aneurinibacillus uraniidurans genome segment TACGCTGCCCGACCGCTATCATGTAAATACGCATGTTCTGGTCCAACACCCGGATAGTCAAGACCTGCCGATACGGAATACGGCTCGATGATTTGCCCATTCTCATCCTGTAGCAAATATGTCATCATGCCGTGCAGTACGCCCCGGCTGCCTTTGGCGATCGTTGCCGCATGCTTATCTGTGTCTACCCCTTGACCGGCCGCTTCGACCCCAATTAACTTCACATCAACATCATCCAAGAACGGGTAAAACATTCCCATCGCATTGCTTCCGCCGCCAACACAGGCGACAACATAATCTGGCAGCCGCTCTTCCATCCGCATGATCTGCTCACGTGTCTCATCCCCGATCACCCGTTGGAAATCACGTACCATCTGCGGATACGGATACGGACCGACAACCGAACCAATCACATAAAACGTCCGATCTACGCTGCTGACCCAGGCACGAATCGCTTCGCTTGTCGCATCTTTCAGTGTGCCTGTACCCGATTTAACCGGCACAACTTCTGCTCCGAGCAGCTGCATGCGGAATACGTTAAGCTGCTGACGTCTCATGTCTTCTTCACCCATGTATACTTTGCATGACAGTCCAAGACGTGCAGCAACTGTCGCTGACGCAACCCCGTGCTGGCCCGCGCCTGTCTCTGCGATGATCTCCGTTTTTCCCATTCGCTTTGCCAGTAACCCTTGCGCAAGTGCATTGTTAATTTTGTGTGCACCCGTATGGTTCAAGTCTTCTCGCTTCAAATAAATGCGAGCCCCTCCAAGCTTTTCTGTCAGACGTTCCGCATAATAAAGCGGGGTCGGGCGGCCCGAATATTCGCGCAGCAAATACTGCAATTCTTCGAGAAATGCTGGGTCACCTATCGCTTCCTGATACGCTTTCTCCAGTTCATCCAGTGCATTTACAATTGTTTCTGGCACATAACGTCCACCGTGTGCGCCGAATCGTCCTTTACTTTTATAAGCTGTCTCTGTATTCATATGCGTCCATCCTTTCGATCAACGTGCGAATTTTGTCTATATCCTTCCGTCCATCCGTCTCGACTCCACTGGAGAGATCAATGCCGTCTGGCTTATGTCCAGCAAGCAATTCGACTACATTGCCTGCATGAATGCCTCCTGCCACGAACAGTTCAATCCCGTGCTCATCGCACCAGTCACGATACGGTGCGATGCGCTCCCAGTCAAAGGTGCGGCCTGTGCCACCCGATTGTCCGGATAAAGCCGTATCTAATAGCAACAAGTCAACACTTTCCCTATATGGTGCAAGCTTAGCGATGTCGTCTTTCCCTTCAGTAGATAGCCCAACTGCTTTCGTAATACGACAGTGAAACTTATCTTTGACCTCTTTACAGAAGGCAGCCGACTCCGTTCCATGCAGCTGTACGATTGCAAGCGGCTGTTCACGAAACACCGCATCGATTTCCTCCAGAGAAGGATTAACAAACACCCCTGCTGCCAGGGCACCTGCCGGAATATACCCGGCAAGTATCCCCCACTGTTCCGGCTTAATCTGGCGGCGGCTTGGCGCGAAGACGAATCCGATCTGATCCGGTACGAGCTGTTCTGCTGCCATTTGCTGAAGAGTGGATACTTCTGTAATGCCGCAAATTTTCAGTTTCGCTTTCACAATCCGTCTGCCCCCACATGAGAAGGTGTCTGACCGACTAA includes the following:
- the trpB gene encoding tryptophan synthase subunit beta, whose amino-acid sequence is MNTETAYKSKGRFGAHGGRYVPETIVNALDELEKAYQEAIGDPAFLEELQYLLREYSGRPTPLYYAERLTEKLGGARIYLKREDLNHTGAHKINNALAQGLLAKRMGKTEIIAETGAGQHGVASATVAARLGLSCKVYMGEEDMRRQQLNVFRMQLLGAEVVPVKSGTGTLKDATSEAIRAWVSSVDRTFYVIGSVVGPYPYPQMVRDFQRVIGDETREQIMRMEERLPDYVVACVGGGSNAMGMFYPFLDDVDVKLIGVEAAGQGVDTDKHAATIAKGSRGVLHGMMTYLLQDENGQIIEPYSVSAGLDYPGVGPEHAYLHDSGRAAYHAVTDDEALEALRLLCTTEGIIPALESAHAIAEVVKLAPTVSADTILVVCLSGRGDKDVTQIYEREGGAQ
- a CDS encoding phosphoribosylanthranilate isomerase, translated to MKAKLKICGITEVSTLQQMAAEQLVPDQIGFVFAPSRRQIKPEQWGILAGYIPAGALAAGVFVNPSLEEIDAVFREQPLAIVQLHGTESAAFCKEVKDKFHCRITKAVGLSTEGKDDIAKLAPYRESVDLLLLDTALSGQSGGTGRTFDWERIAPYRDWCDEHGIELFVAGGIHAGNVVELLAGHKPDGIDLSSGVETDGRKDIDKIRTLIERMDAYEYRDSL